A genome region from Trichosurus vulpecula isolate mTriVul1 chromosome 5, mTriVul1.pri, whole genome shotgun sequence includes the following:
- the ASB8 gene encoding ankyrin repeat and SOCS box protein 8, producing the protein MSSSMWYIMQSIQSKYSLSERLIRTIAAIRSFPHDNVEDLIRGGADVNCTHGTLKPLHCACMVSDADCVELLLEKGAEVNALDGYNRTALHYAAEKDEACVEVLLEYGANPNALDGNRDTPLHWAAFKNNAECVRALLESGASVNALDYNNDTPLSWAAVKGNLESVSILLDYGAEVRVTNLKGQTPISRLVALLVRGLGTEKEDSCFELLHRAVGHFELRKNGTMPGEVAKDQQLCEKLTMLCSAPGTLKTLSRYAVRHSLGLQYLPDAVKGLPLPASLKEYLLLAE; encoded by the exons ATGAGTTCCAGTATGTGGTATATTATGCAAAGCATTCAGAGCAAATACTCTCTGTCAGAGCGCTTAATTCGAACAATTGCTGCCATACGTTCCTTTCCCCATGATAACGTAGAGGACCTGATCAGAGGG GGAGCTGATGTGAATTGTACCCATGGCACACTGAAGCCACTGCACTGTGCGTGCATGGTGTCAGATGCTGACTGTGTGGAGTTACTCTTGGAAAAAGGAGCTGAg GTAAATGCTCTAGATGGCTACAATCGGACAGCTCTTCATTATGCAGCTGAGAAAGATGAAGCTTGTGTGGAAGTCCTGTTGGAATATGGTGCAAACCCCAATGCACTAGATGGCAACAGAGATACCCCACTTCACTGGGCAGCCTTTAAGAATAATGCTGAGTGTGTAAGGGCCCTCCTAGAAAGTGGTGCCTCTGTCAATGCCTTGGATTACAACAATGACACACCACTTAGCTGGGCAGCCGTGAAGGGAAACCTTGAGAGTGTTAGCATACTCCTTGACTATGGTGCAGAGGTCAGGGTCACTAACTTAAAGGGTCAGACACCTATTTCCCGGTTGGTGGCTCTGTTGGTTAGGGGACttggaacagaaaaagaggattcttGCTTTGAGCTCCTTCACAGAGCCGTTGGACACTTTGAATTACGGAAAAATGGCACCATGCCTGGTGAGGTAGCCAAAGACCAGCAACTTTGTGAAAAACTGACTATGTTGTGCTCTGCCCCAGGAACCCTGAAAACATTGTCTCGATATGCTGTTCGACATAGCTTGGGACTCCAGTACTTGCCAGATGCAGTAAAGGGCCTGCCATTGCCAGCATCTTTGAAGGAATACCTGTTACTTGCAGAATAA